The Arachis ipaensis cultivar K30076 chromosome B05, Araip1.1, whole genome shotgun sequence nucleotide sequence TGGAGAATGCCTGCTTAACCATCTTCCAAACATCAAGAccaatgatctcccaatattctttgaagaagaaagcttgaaacccaCCGGACCTGGAGctttaaaagagttcatgtgaaaaacagctgttttgacttcctccatagtaactggtgccgtaagattattgcaagcttcctcattcagagaaggaagaggcacatcaccaaggcaacccaaatcaacatcatccaaatgacagaataagcttttatagaaagactctgcttcttgtctcagaacctctggatcagtttcccacactccatccttgagaaaaaggccatgaatcttattatgcttccttcgcacaagagtttgaatatgaaaAAATCTTGTATTCCTGCAAGGAGGAAGGCCGAGGACGCTTCCGTAGAGAAATTCCACGACGTGCAGGAGTTCTGCGCGATGGAGATGgcgcaatttcatgtttttcttGCTTCCCCATCCTAATGCCAGTTGATTTGCCTCCATCACCATGCAAATTGGGCTTTGGAACCCTTCTCGAACCAAACTTGTTCTGCTTTCCATCTTGGTCCTTCAAACCTGATGACTGGCCCATTGTAAATTTTTTCTTACGCAGCACTTGTTGCCAGCCCTCTCCATCATCCATGCATACCTCATTAACAAGACCATCAGGCACGTGAGGAGCCAATGATTCCGTAACCACATCCTTCCCTTTAACAACTCCTAATTTCTCACCCAAATCACGAGCTTCTGATTCAGCCTCTTTTTGAATCTCATGATTGTTGTGTGGCACTAGTGTTGGGGCTTCATTATTTTTTCCATCACCAAAGAAATTTATGTTTCCTTCCAAGGACTCCTTCTCCATGCACAACGATTTATCATGCCCATACCGTGCACAAGTAGCACAAATCAACTGTAAACTCTCGTACTCCACTTCATAAGTCACACCCTCCACTATAATATGTTTGATTACAGGCAACTCAAGATTAATTTGAACACAAGCTCGGGCATATTTTCCTCTTTCTGCAAGCTTAGTAGCCAAATCTACTTTCACCGGAATCCCTATTGCAGAAGCAATTCGCAGCATTGCTTGTTCCTGGTAGCACCAAATTGGAAGTCCCGAGACTCGAATCCATACCAGCGTTGATCCAAAGGATTTTTCGTATGGCCTAAAATCCACATCCCATGGCTTTACTGCAACATAGTGACCGTCTATCAACCACGGGCCACCAAGAATGACTTTCTCACGATTCGCAGCAATatcaaatttaaccaaaaaatatccaaattCCACATCCAACAAATCAAACCCTCCTTTGATGCGCCATACTATCCGGAGCTTATGCATGAGAGCCGTGTAGCCATAATACTTATCCAGCACCTTGATCACGATGGCTTCCTTATAAGGTTCAGCTAGACAGCTCTTTGCCTCCTTTGTAAAACTGACACTTGGTGGATGAGAATCACCCTGCTTACCTGTCACCGTCGCGATACCATCCCCAGATAAAGACCCTACTAATGCAAAGGCCTTAGACTTTTCTGCACCAATGACTTTATCTCTGAAAGAGACTTTGGATGGCTTTCCTAACCCCTCTCGAGAAGAACCCTCCTTAACACCGGATACACACCCACCCAcgctctcccccttatctcttccCATGGCATGGCCATCTTCCTCACCGTGTTTCACCCTCAACCGCTCGCCgccgctctctccttctctcattctccTTGAGTACGTACTCTTTCTCTGCTATTTTCATATATATAATCTCATAAATCATTCTCTTTGA carries:
- the LOC110272150 gene encoding uncharacterized protein LOC110272150 is translated as MREGESGGERLRVKHGEEDGHAMGRDKGESVGGCVSGVKEGSSREGLGKPSKVSFRDKVIGAEKSKAFALVGSLSGDGIATVTGKQGDSHPPSVSFTKEAKSCLAEPYKEAIVIKVLDKYYGYTALMHKLRIVWRIKGGFDLLDVEFGYFLVKFDIAANREKVILGGPWLIDGHYVAVKPWDVDFRPYEKSFGSTLVWIRVSGLPIWCYQEQAMLRIASAIGIPVKVDLATKLAERGKYARACVQINLELPVIKHIIVEGVTYEVEYESLQLICATCARYGHDKSLCMEKESLEGNINFFGDGKNNEAPTLVPHNNHEIQKEAESEARDLGEKLGVVKGKDVVTESLAPHVPDGLVNEVCMDDGEGWQQVLRKKKFTMGQSSGLKDQDGKQNKFGSRRVPKPNLHGDGGKSTGIRMGKQEKHEIAPSPSRRTPARRGISLRKRPRPSSLSGGFQAFFFKEYWEIIGLDVWKMVKQAFSSVTLDPRMLETLLVLIPKVESPYTMYS